The DNA segment GGTTGTTCCAACAGGTCGATCTTAGTCAGTACCAAGACCGGTTCGATGCCCGCTTTTTCAATCAAAACCAGCATCCGATCCAACAGCCGCCGGTTTAAATCGGGCTCTTTCACGGAAAACACCAACACCGCCCGATCAACGTTGGCAATCGGCGGGCGCACCAATTCGACGGAGCGGGGCAGGATCTCCTCGACCACTCCTTCCTGCCCGCCGACCGGGGTGAACAGCACGCGATCGCCAACCAGCGGCGACACACCCCGCTTCTTGAAAATGCCCCGGGCCCGGCACTGGTAGAGCCGATCGCCCACCAGCACATAGTAAAAACCGGCCAGCGCCTTGACAATCATTCCTTCCGGCATCGCTTCCTCCCTTACTGCGGATAAGGTACCGTTTTCTTATCTTTCAACTGTCCGTTTTCGTACACTTCAATTTCGCCCGTGGTATTGGGGGCAAGAATCAGTTCCACCGGGTATTCTTTCGGCTGCGAGATTTTCTCGTTATCGACCACCGTTTGCGCTCCTCGCGCATCTTTCCGCCTGATCGTGATCGTTACGATAGCCCCAGGATCCGGTTCCGCCTTGACTTTATACGACAGCCGTTTCGCGTCGGGCGGCATGCCTTTTGACACCCACAGATTGACCTTCGATCCTTTCGGCTTTTCTCCGCCGAGCGGGTCTTGTTTCGTCACATAGCCGCTGTCGACCGTATAGCTGTAATCGGACGCGATGTCGCCGACCTGGAATCCTGCAGCCCGAATTTTCGCAGATGCGTCCGCAACGGACAAAGTGCGCACGTCAGGAACCGTTGCCAATTCCGGTCCAGACGATATGTACACTTCGATCTGCGTTTGTCCGGGGAGCACTTGCACCTGCTGGGGAGGAACTTGCTGGAAGACGGTTCCTTTTTCTGCATCGTTCGGTTTTGTGATAAATTTTACAGAGTTCAGATCGAGGTGCAGCCTGGCCAGTTCATCCCGCGCCCTTTGCTCGTCCATTCCCACCAAATTCGGCATGATCACCGCTTCCGGCCCCTGACTGACTTTGAGCGTCACGACCCGGCTGGTCTTGACCCGCACGTTTGATTTGGGGTCTTGCTCGAAAACAAAGCCGGCTTGCATCGGCGGCCGATTGGTGTCACCCGGATCTTTGGTGTCCACCCGCTTGATATTCTCTTCCTTGAAGCCGAATTTTTTCAACAGGTCGACCGCTTCTTCGTATCTCTTTCCCTCGACATTCGGCATCGTCACCTCGGGAACGTTCAGCAGCTTGTTGACGATCAGAAACCCGGCCGACACACCCAGCGCCCCGATCAGCAGCCACATCAGAACGAAAGCGACCGTTTTCCAGAGGCTCCTTTTCCGCTTCGGCTGTTCCGTGTTCTCCTGCCCTGCGTCCGCTTTGGCGGGTGAATGTTCCCGTAAAACGGCGGCCGGGATCTGAATCGTCGGCTGCGTAAAAGCGGTTGGATCCGGTACGGTAAATTTCGCTACGTTCGGGTTTTGCAACGCCTGGTCGAGATCGACGAACATTTCCTTGGCCGACTGGTAGCGGACTTCCGGATTTTTCGCCAGCGCTTTCAGAATAATGTTCTCGACGCTTTGCGGAATCTTCGGATTCAACTGGCGGGGTTCGACAAAATGTTCCTGCAAGTGTTTCAAGGCCACCGAGATCGGACTCTCGCCGGAAAACGGCAGCTCCCCGGTCAGCATCTCATACAGGACGACACCAAGCGAATAGATGTCCGATTTCACATCGGTGATCGCACCGCGCGCCTGTTCCGGTGAAAAATAATGCACCGATCCGATCACCGACCCGTTATGGGTGATCGTGCTGGAACTGACCGCCCGCGCGATGCCAAAATCGGTCACCTTCACGTGACCGTCCCTGCCGATCATGATGTTGTGCGGCTTGATGTCGCGGTGCACGATCTGACGTTCATGGGCGTGCTGCAGCGCCGAACAGATCTGTTTGGCGATCTCGACCGCTTCCGCCACGGGCAGCGGCGCTCGCTCCTGGATGATCTCTTTCAGCGTCTTGCCATTGATGTATTCCATCACGATAAAATACGTCTCGCCTTCCACCCCGACATCGTAAATGTTGACCACGTTCGGATGGGACAGGCTGGCTGCCGATTGCGCTTCCCGCCGAAACCGGCGGACAAAATCTTCGTCCGCCACAAACTCCGGACGCAGGACCTTGACCGATACATAGCGGTTCAAAACGGTGTCGAGCGCACGGTAGACGATGGCCATGCCGCCGCCGCCGATCCGCTCGAGAATCTCGTATCGATTGGCGAGTTTTTTTCTGATCACTGCGTCTCACCCCGTTTCCGCTTGCCCGTATTTTGCAGTGCCACAACGGTAATATTATCATTACCGCCTTCCTCCAGCGCCCGGTCAATCAGCCGGTTGATCTTGTCATCCAGGCTACCCGGTTGGCTCATTACCTCGGCGATCTCGCCGTTGCTTACCAGGTTAGTCAATCCGTCGGTGCACAGTAGCAGGATGTCCCCTTCCTGCCAGGTGGTCCGGATCAGATCCACTTCCACCTGCATATCGGTCCCCAAAGCGCGGGTCAAAATGTTTTTCTGCGGATGAGCATTCACTTCTTCCTCGGTTAACTGGCCGTTTTTGTATAATTCGTTCACCAGCGAATGATCATCCGTCAATTGGGTGATGCCCTTCGGCGTCACCAGATATCCCCGGCTGTCTCCGATATAGCCCAGGGTGATCGAACGGGGACTCACAATGCTGGCGACGATTGTCGTTCCCATCCCGGCATAGCCGCTGGAACTGCGTCCGCGCTGATAGATCTCTTCATTCGCCCGCAAGATCGATTCCACAATGTAATCGCTCAGTTCCGGCTCCGCTTCTTCCTCCGTTTTGCCGCTGAGCTTCTGGCGCAGTTCCTGTCCCGCCACCTCAACCGCGATCGAAGAAGCGATTTCGCCTGCCAGATGACCTCCCATGCCGTCTGCAACGAGTACCACCTGATACGGATCAAGGTCCATGTGCAGGGCAAACTCATCCTCATTGATTTGCCGAACCAGCCCGATATGGCTTTTCGCGGCGTACTCCATCTCACTCCCCCCCTAGCTTCTCCCCTGTTCCGCCCGCAGCTGGCCGCAAGCGGCCGCGATGTCGTGTCCCATTTCCCGGCGGATCGTTGCGTTCACTCCCAGTCGCTGCAGTTCGTTGACAAATGCTCGAATCTGCTCTTTTGGCGTACGTTGGTAATTTCGTTCCGGCACATAGTTGACCGGAATCAGATTGACGTGGCACGGCATGCCGCGCAACAAATCGGCGAGCGCCCGCGCGTGCCGCAGATCGTCGTTCACCCCGCCGATCAACGCGTATTCGAACGACAAGCGGCGCCCCGTCTTGTTCCAGTAATAGCGGCAGGCATCCATCAGTTTTTCAATGTTCCACGCCCGGTTGATCGGCATCATCGAGGAACGCAGTTCGTCAAACGGAGAATGCAGCGAGATCGCCAGCGTGATTTGCCGCTGTTCATCCGCCAGCCTGCGAATCGCCGGCACCAGACCGCTGGTGGATACGGTAATGTGACGGGCCCCGATGTGGACCGACTCGGGAGAGGTGATGATATCGACAAACTTCATCGCCGCATCGTAGTTCTCAAGCGGTTCTCCCGACCCCATCAGCACGACCGAGGAAACGCGTTCGCCCTCCGCATCCAGCATCCGTTGGAAAAACATCAGTTGCTCGACGATTTCGCCGGCCGACAGATTGCGAATCAGCCCGCCCAACGTCGAAGCGCAGAATGTGCAGCCCATGCGGCAGCCGACCTGCGTCGACACACACACCGAGTTCCCGTAATTGTGGCGCATCAAAACCGTTTCCACCGTGCTGCCGTCGTGCAGTTCAAGCAACAATTTGACCGTTCCGTCGCGCGAGGTCTGACGGGTCACTTCCTTCATCGTCCCGATGACCGCTTTTTCTTTCAACTGTTCGCGGAACGCGGCAGGCAAATCGGTCATCTCGTCGAACGTGGTCACCCTTTTTTTGTACAGCCAGTTGTAGATCTGCCTGGCGCGGAATTTCAGCTGGCCCAGCTCGCTCACCCATTGTTCCATCTCGTTCGGCAACAGGCCGTACAATTCCGTTTTTTGTCTCGTAAGCTGCAGCAGTGTCTCGATCTCGATCACCCCCTGTTGTCCATCAGTTTTCGCATTCGGCATATGAAAAATCCGTCCGTGCCAAAATGGTGCGGTAGCACCTGGGCCCACCCATCCGGCGAAACGGCGGTTTTCGCTACATCCTCCGGCAGGAGGGGGCTCAGCGGTGCGATTTGAAAATCGGTTCGTTCCCTTAAAAAATTCCTTATAATCTCCTGATTTTCCTGCCGCTCGATCGTACAAGTCGAGTAGACCAGGATACCACCCGGTTTCACCGAGTCGGCCAGCTTACGGATCAAATCCGTTTGCACGCCCCGGATCGCGATTGCATCCTGCTGCGTTTTCCGCCATTTGATGTCCGGTTTCCGGCGGATCACGCCGAATCCGGAGCAGGGGGCGTCCAACAAGACAGCATCAAACTGCCCCAGCGATCCTGCCAATTCCCGCACATCACCGGCAATCGGCTGCACCGATCGCAATCCGAGTCGGGCGGTCGCGTTTCGGATCAGACCGATTTTGTGTTCATGGATGTCGGCCGCCACGATCTCCCCGCGGTCCTCCATCCGCTCCGCCAGATGGGTCGTTTTGCCGCCAGGAGCGGCGCAAGCATCGAGAATTCGCATACCCGGCTGCGGATCGACACACAGTGCGACCAGCATCGAACTTTCATCCTGGACCGTACAGAGCCCTTCCTGGAAAGGGGGCAATTTTGTCACGTCCGTTCCGGTCGCCAGTACGATCCCGTCCGGAGAAACGGCCGACAGCCGGGCTGCCAGCCCTTCTTTCGCCAGCGCCGCGAGCACCTCTTCCCGCGTCGCACGCAACCGGTTTACCCGCAGAGATAGGGCGGGGCGCTGATTGTTCGCCTGGCAGATGCGAGCCGTCTCCTCGGCACCATACTGCCCGATCCACTCCCGCACCAGCCACTCCGGGTGGGAGTGCACGAGCGACAAATGGCGAACCGGGTCTTGTTCAAACGGAGGAAAATCTGGCTGTCCCGCCCGCAACAAGTTGCGCAGCACAGCGTTGACAAATCCGGACAAGCGGGGATTTTTCCGTTTGGCGATTTCAACCGCTTCATGAATCACCGCAAACGGCGGCACCCGCTCCAGATAGTCGAGCTGGTAGACGCTCAGCCGCAACAGATTGCGCACCCAATCGTCCAGCTTCGTCAGCGGTTGTTTCAAAAAGGGCAGCAGCCGGTAATCGATCGTGTTCAACCGTTGAACGGTTCCATATACGATTTCGGTGGCCAGCGCTTTTTCGTTGGCAGGCAGCGGATGCCTCGCCAACGCCGCCTGCAGCGCCAGATTGCTGTAGGCGGCCTGCTGTTCGACAGCCAGCAGCAC comes from the Effusibacillus pohliae DSM 22757 genome and includes:
- the pknB gene encoding Stk1 family PASTA domain-containing Ser/Thr kinase translates to MAIVYRALDTVLNRYVSVKVLRPEFVADEDFVRRFRREAQSAASLSHPNVVNIYDVGVEGETYFIVMEYINGKTLKEIIQERAPLPVAEAVEIAKQICSALQHAHERQIVHRDIKPHNIMIGRDGHVKVTDFGIARAVSSSTITHNGSVIGSVHYFSPEQARGAITDVKSDIYSLGVVLYEMLTGELPFSGESPISVALKHLQEHFVEPRQLNPKIPQSVENIILKALAKNPEVRYQSAKEMFVDLDQALQNPNVAKFTVPDPTAFTQPTIQIPAAVLREHSPAKADAGQENTEQPKRKRSLWKTVAFVLMWLLIGALGVSAGFLIVNKLLNVPEVTMPNVEGKRYEEAVDLLKKFGFKEENIKRVDTKDPGDTNRPPMQAGFVFEQDPKSNVRVKTSRVVTLKVSQGPEAVIMPNLVGMDEQRARDELARLHLDLNSVKFITKPNDAEKGTVFQQVPPQQVQVLPGQTQIEVYISSGPELATVPDVRTLSVADASAKIRAAGFQVGDIASDYSYTVDSGYVTKQDPLGGEKPKGSKVNLWVSKGMPPDAKRLSYKVKAEPDPGAIVTITIRRKDARGAQTVVDNEKISQPKEYPVELILAPNTTGEIEVYENGQLKDKKTVPYPQ
- a CDS encoding Stp1/IreP family PP2C-type Ser/Thr phosphatase, translated to MEYAAKSHIGLVRQINEDEFALHMDLDPYQVVLVADGMGGHLAGEIASSIAVEVAGQELRQKLSGKTEEEAEPELSDYIVESILRANEEIYQRGRSSSGYAGMGTTIVASIVSPRSITLGYIGDSRGYLVTPKGITQLTDDHSLVNELYKNGQLTEEEVNAHPQKNILTRALGTDMQVEVDLIRTTWQEGDILLLCTDGLTNLVSNGEIAEVMSQPGSLDDKINRLIDRALEEGGNDNITVVALQNTGKRKRGETQ
- the rlmN gene encoding 23S rRNA (adenine(2503)-C(2))-methyltransferase RlmN, which gives rise to MPNAKTDGQQGVIEIETLLQLTRQKTELYGLLPNEMEQWVSELGQLKFRARQIYNWLYKKRVTTFDEMTDLPAAFREQLKEKAVIGTMKEVTRQTSRDGTVKLLLELHDGSTVETVLMRHNYGNSVCVSTQVGCRMGCTFCASTLGGLIRNLSAGEIVEQLMFFQRMLDAEGERVSSVVLMGSGEPLENYDAAMKFVDIITSPESVHIGARHITVSTSGLVPAIRRLADEQRQITLAISLHSPFDELRSSMMPINRAWNIEKLMDACRYYWNKTGRRLSFEYALIGGVNDDLRHARALADLLRGMPCHVNLIPVNYVPERNYQRTPKEQIRAFVNELQRLGVNATIRREMGHDIAAACGQLRAEQGRS
- the rsmB gene encoding 16S rRNA (cytosine(967)-C(5))-methyltransferase RsmB, yielding MQTGNRKHQLTAREMALQVLLAVEQQAAYSNLALQAALARHPLPANEKALATEIVYGTVQRLNTIDYRLLPFLKQPLTKLDDWVRNLLRLSVYQLDYLERVPPFAVIHEAVEIAKRKNPRLSGFVNAVLRNLLRAGQPDFPPFEQDPVRHLSLVHSHPEWLVREWIGQYGAEETARICQANNQRPALSLRVNRLRATREEVLAALAKEGLAARLSAVSPDGIVLATGTDVTKLPPFQEGLCTVQDESSMLVALCVDPQPGMRILDACAAPGGKTTHLAERMEDRGEIVAADIHEHKIGLIRNATARLGLRSVQPIAGDVRELAGSLGQFDAVLLDAPCSGFGVIRRKPDIKWRKTQQDAIAIRGVQTDLIRKLADSVKPGGILVYSTCTIERQENQEIIRNFLRERTDFQIAPLSPLLPEDVAKTAVSPDGWAQVLPHHFGTDGFFICRMRKLMDNRG